One window from the genome of Strix aluco isolate bStrAlu1 chromosome 28, bStrAlu1.hap1, whole genome shotgun sequence encodes:
- the LOC141916020 gene encoding disintegrin and metalloproteinase domain-containing protein 9-like isoform X2 — protein sequence MRCPARRFQQVSLLSSYEVVIPQRLGRERREASNVSSVQDKESYALAIEGKEYTIHLEKNKELLPKDFTVYTYNEEGKLQSEYPDVQDHCHYQGYVEGTLDSVVAVSTCSGLRGLVTIENITYGIEPMDSSSGSKHILYRLDNVKKEPAVCGVTAADHGREHTEENHHPSMTQLLRRKRAVLHQTRYVELFIVVDKEKFEDFGKSETEVREHMVQLANFLDSMYIMLNIRIVLVGLEIWKYENIISTDGGAGDVLANFVQWREKNLVLRRRHDSAQFVLKKGFGGTAGMAYVGTVCSKSHAGGINVFGRISIQMFASIMAHELGHNLGMNHDDERVCHCGASSCIMSSGASGSRNFSSCSAEDFEKLTLNKGGSCLLNIPRPDETYSIPYCGNRLVDAGEECDCGSPKECESDPCCEPGTCRLRSGAECAYGDCCKNCQLLPAGTECRASNNECDLPEYCNGTSQFCQPDFTVQNGHPCHDEEAYCYNGVCQYYDAQCQDIFGSKAKAAPNICFAEVNSKGDRFGNCGFHGHDYKKCSSWNAMCGKLQCENVKTMPVFGIKPAIIQTPISRTTTCWGVDFQLGSDVPDPGMVNEGTKCDTGKICRHFQCVSASVLNYDCDVQRQCHGHGVCNNNRNCHCDAGWAPPHCDTKGYGGSLDSGPPYNDTSLRTGLLVFFFLVLPLLVAAALAFVKRDRLKRCYRRLMSRCHSSIQSPPPRTETEPRDCHPRGFSHGVPYAPRGVPTYFPDCCCFFLLSFSEGKSNSDVSRIWNQTPFLFHRTQLTSILSRLTTSLTTRPRNTRHRSRRSCRQGRHLRSRSLYLRDLLRHSRNVYLRDTIFLLDRHLCLPNSFWRLWGLPVS from the exons GTTTCCAGCAGGTTTCTCTGTTGTCTTCCTATGAAGTTGTCATCCCGCAGAGGTTAGGAAGAGAACGGCGAGAGGCTTCCAATGTCTCCTCAGTACAG GACAAGGAGTCGTATGCTCTTGCGATAGAGGGAAAAGAATACACCATTCATCTAGAAAAGAACAA AGAACTGCTGCCCAAAGATTTCACAGTTTATACCTATAATGAGGAGGGAAAGTTGCAGTCTGAATATCCAGATGTCCAG GATCACTGCCACTATCAGGGGTACGTGGAGGGCACCCTGGATTCGGTGGTTGCTGTCAGCACTTGCTCGGGGCTCAG GGGTTTGGTGACAATAGAGAACATCACCTATGGAATTGAGCCCATGGATTCCTCTTCGGGCTCTAAACACATTTTATATCGACTGGATAACGTGAAGAAAGAGCCCGCGGTGTGTGGAGTAACGGCCGCCGACCATGGGAGGGAACACACGGAGGAGAATCACCATCCCAGTATGACTCAGCTACTGCGA AGAAAGAGAGCGGTCCTACATCAGACGAGATACGTGGAGCTGTTCATAGTTGTGGACAAAGAAAAG TTTGAAGACTTTGGGAAGAGTGAGACAGAAGTGAGGGAACACATGGTGCAGCTGGCGAACTTCCTCGACAGC atgTACATCATGCTGAACATCCGCATTGTGCTAGTTGGTCTAGAGATCTGGAAGTACGAAAACATAATTAGCACGGACGGGGGTGCTGGTGATGTGCTGGCAAATTTTGTACAGTGGCGGGAGAAGAATCTTGTTTTGCGCCGGAGACATGACAGTGCCCAGTTTGTTCT GAAGAAGGGGTTTGGTGGCACAGCTGGGATGGCCTACGTTGGAACAGTGTGCTCCAAGAGCCACGCAGGAGGCATTAATGTG TTTGGAAGAATCAGCATACAGATGTTTGCATCAATTATGGCTCACGAGCTGGGACACAACCTGGGGATGAACCACGACGATGAACGTGTCTGTCACTGCGGAGCGAGCAGCTGCATTATGAGCTCTGGAGCGTC GGGCTCGAGGAACttcagcagctgcagtgcagaagACTTTGAGAAGCTGACTCTCAACAAGGGGGGAAGCTGCCTGCTCAACATTCCCAGGCCTGATGAAACCTACAGCATCCCGTACTGCGGGAACAGGCTGGTGGATGCCGGGGAGGAGTGTGACTGTGGTTCCCCGAAG GAGTGTGAGAGTGATCCCTGCTGTGAGCCGGGTACTTGCAGACTCCGGTCCGGTGCTGAATGTGCTTATGGAGACTGCTGTAAAAACTGCCAG CTCCTTCCTGCAGGAACCGAGTGTCGGGCGAGTAACAACGAGTGTGACCTTCCTGAGTACTGCAACGGCACGTCCCAGTTCTGCCAGCCGGACTTCACCGTTCAGAACGGTCACCCCTGCCACGACGAGGAAGCCTACTGTTACAACGGCGTCTGCCAGTACTACGACGCGCAGTGTCAGGATATCTTCGGCTCAA AAGCCAAAGCAGCCCCCAACATTTGCTTTGCTGAAGTGAATTCCAAGGGCGACCGATTTGGCAACTGTGGTTTCCATGGCCACGACTACAAGAAATGCTCCAGCTG GAATGCCATGTGTGGGAAGCTCCAGTGTGAAAACGTGAAAACGATGCCTGTTTTTGGAATCAAGCCTGCTATTATCCAGACTCCCATCAGCCGCACCACCACGTGCTGGGGTGTAGATTTCCAGCTGGGCTCTGATGTCCCGGACCCAGGGATGGTGAACGAAGGCACCAAATGTGATACTGGAAAG ATCTGCCGGCACTTCCAGTGCGTGAGTGCCTCCGTCCTCAACTACGACTGCGACGTGCAGCGCCAGTGTCACGGGCACGGG GTGTGCAACAACAACAGGAACTGTCACTGCGACGCAGGCTGGGCCCCTCCTCACTGCGACACCAAGGGCTACGGAGGGAGCCTGGACAGCGGCCCGCCGTACAACG ACACCTCGCTGAGAACTGGGCtgctggtgttttttttcctggtcctCCCGCTCCTTGTAGCTGCTGCTCTGGCATTTGTGAAAAGAGACAGGCTGAAGCGATGCTACAGAAGGTTAATGTCACGCTGCCATTC GTCGATTCAGTCACCACCCCCTAGAACAGAAACCGAACCGAGAGACTGTCACCCCAGAGGCTTTTCCCACGGCGTGCCGTACGCTCCCAGAGGTGTTCCCACG taCTTTCCAGACTGCTGTTGCTTCTTTCTACTGAGTTTCTCAGAAGGAAAGAGCAACTCTGACGTTTCCAG GATATGGAACCAAACACCTTTCCTGTTCCATCGTACCCAGTTAACCAGTATCCTCAGCAGGCTTACCACCAGTCTTACTACCCGTCCCCGCAATACCAGGCACCGCAGCCGCAGAAGCTGCCGACAAG GCCGCCACCTCCGCAGCAGAAGTCTGTACCTCAGGGACCTCCTCCGCCACAGCAGAAATGTTTACCTCAGGGACACTATTTTCCTTCTCGACCGGCACCTTTGCCTCCCAAATAGCTTTTGGCGTCTTTGGGGCCTTCCCGTGAGCTGA
- the LOC141916020 gene encoding disintegrin and metalloproteinase domain-containing protein 9-like isoform X1, producing the protein MRTPSAMAWARAARSCLCLLLLAAPGQPGRAGFQQVSLLSSYEVVIPQRLGRERREASNVSSVQDKESYALAIEGKEYTIHLEKNKELLPKDFTVYTYNEEGKLQSEYPDVQDHCHYQGYVEGTLDSVVAVSTCSGLRGLVTIENITYGIEPMDSSSGSKHILYRLDNVKKEPAVCGVTAADHGREHTEENHHPSMTQLLRRKRAVLHQTRYVELFIVVDKEKFEDFGKSETEVREHMVQLANFLDSMYIMLNIRIVLVGLEIWKYENIISTDGGAGDVLANFVQWREKNLVLRRRHDSAQFVLKKGFGGTAGMAYVGTVCSKSHAGGINVFGRISIQMFASIMAHELGHNLGMNHDDERVCHCGASSCIMSSGASGSRNFSSCSAEDFEKLTLNKGGSCLLNIPRPDETYSIPYCGNRLVDAGEECDCGSPKECESDPCCEPGTCRLRSGAECAYGDCCKNCQLLPAGTECRASNNECDLPEYCNGTSQFCQPDFTVQNGHPCHDEEAYCYNGVCQYYDAQCQDIFGSKAKAAPNICFAEVNSKGDRFGNCGFHGHDYKKCSSWNAMCGKLQCENVKTMPVFGIKPAIIQTPISRTTTCWGVDFQLGSDVPDPGMVNEGTKCDTGKICRHFQCVSASVLNYDCDVQRQCHGHGVCNNNRNCHCDAGWAPPHCDTKGYGGSLDSGPPYNDTSLRTGLLVFFFLVLPLLVAAALAFVKRDRLKRCYRRLMSRCHSSIQSPPPRTETEPRDCHPRGFSHGVPYAPRGVPTYFPDCCCFFLLSFSEGKSNSDVSRIWNQTPFLFHRTQLTSILSRLTTSLTTRPRNTRHRSRRSCRQGRHLRSRSLYLRDLLRHSRNVYLRDTIFLLDRHLCLPNSFWRLWGLPVS; encoded by the exons GTTTCCAGCAGGTTTCTCTGTTGTCTTCCTATGAAGTTGTCATCCCGCAGAGGTTAGGAAGAGAACGGCGAGAGGCTTCCAATGTCTCCTCAGTACAG GACAAGGAGTCGTATGCTCTTGCGATAGAGGGAAAAGAATACACCATTCATCTAGAAAAGAACAA AGAACTGCTGCCCAAAGATTTCACAGTTTATACCTATAATGAGGAGGGAAAGTTGCAGTCTGAATATCCAGATGTCCAG GATCACTGCCACTATCAGGGGTACGTGGAGGGCACCCTGGATTCGGTGGTTGCTGTCAGCACTTGCTCGGGGCTCAG GGGTTTGGTGACAATAGAGAACATCACCTATGGAATTGAGCCCATGGATTCCTCTTCGGGCTCTAAACACATTTTATATCGACTGGATAACGTGAAGAAAGAGCCCGCGGTGTGTGGAGTAACGGCCGCCGACCATGGGAGGGAACACACGGAGGAGAATCACCATCCCAGTATGACTCAGCTACTGCGA AGAAAGAGAGCGGTCCTACATCAGACGAGATACGTGGAGCTGTTCATAGTTGTGGACAAAGAAAAG TTTGAAGACTTTGGGAAGAGTGAGACAGAAGTGAGGGAACACATGGTGCAGCTGGCGAACTTCCTCGACAGC atgTACATCATGCTGAACATCCGCATTGTGCTAGTTGGTCTAGAGATCTGGAAGTACGAAAACATAATTAGCACGGACGGGGGTGCTGGTGATGTGCTGGCAAATTTTGTACAGTGGCGGGAGAAGAATCTTGTTTTGCGCCGGAGACATGACAGTGCCCAGTTTGTTCT GAAGAAGGGGTTTGGTGGCACAGCTGGGATGGCCTACGTTGGAACAGTGTGCTCCAAGAGCCACGCAGGAGGCATTAATGTG TTTGGAAGAATCAGCATACAGATGTTTGCATCAATTATGGCTCACGAGCTGGGACACAACCTGGGGATGAACCACGACGATGAACGTGTCTGTCACTGCGGAGCGAGCAGCTGCATTATGAGCTCTGGAGCGTC GGGCTCGAGGAACttcagcagctgcagtgcagaagACTTTGAGAAGCTGACTCTCAACAAGGGGGGAAGCTGCCTGCTCAACATTCCCAGGCCTGATGAAACCTACAGCATCCCGTACTGCGGGAACAGGCTGGTGGATGCCGGGGAGGAGTGTGACTGTGGTTCCCCGAAG GAGTGTGAGAGTGATCCCTGCTGTGAGCCGGGTACTTGCAGACTCCGGTCCGGTGCTGAATGTGCTTATGGAGACTGCTGTAAAAACTGCCAG CTCCTTCCTGCAGGAACCGAGTGTCGGGCGAGTAACAACGAGTGTGACCTTCCTGAGTACTGCAACGGCACGTCCCAGTTCTGCCAGCCGGACTTCACCGTTCAGAACGGTCACCCCTGCCACGACGAGGAAGCCTACTGTTACAACGGCGTCTGCCAGTACTACGACGCGCAGTGTCAGGATATCTTCGGCTCAA AAGCCAAAGCAGCCCCCAACATTTGCTTTGCTGAAGTGAATTCCAAGGGCGACCGATTTGGCAACTGTGGTTTCCATGGCCACGACTACAAGAAATGCTCCAGCTG GAATGCCATGTGTGGGAAGCTCCAGTGTGAAAACGTGAAAACGATGCCTGTTTTTGGAATCAAGCCTGCTATTATCCAGACTCCCATCAGCCGCACCACCACGTGCTGGGGTGTAGATTTCCAGCTGGGCTCTGATGTCCCGGACCCAGGGATGGTGAACGAAGGCACCAAATGTGATACTGGAAAG ATCTGCCGGCACTTCCAGTGCGTGAGTGCCTCCGTCCTCAACTACGACTGCGACGTGCAGCGCCAGTGTCACGGGCACGGG GTGTGCAACAACAACAGGAACTGTCACTGCGACGCAGGCTGGGCCCCTCCTCACTGCGACACCAAGGGCTACGGAGGGAGCCTGGACAGCGGCCCGCCGTACAACG ACACCTCGCTGAGAACTGGGCtgctggtgttttttttcctggtcctCCCGCTCCTTGTAGCTGCTGCTCTGGCATTTGTGAAAAGAGACAGGCTGAAGCGATGCTACAGAAGGTTAATGTCACGCTGCCATTC GTCGATTCAGTCACCACCCCCTAGAACAGAAACCGAACCGAGAGACTGTCACCCCAGAGGCTTTTCCCACGGCGTGCCGTACGCTCCCAGAGGTGTTCCCACG taCTTTCCAGACTGCTGTTGCTTCTTTCTACTGAGTTTCTCAGAAGGAAAGAGCAACTCTGACGTTTCCAG GATATGGAACCAAACACCTTTCCTGTTCCATCGTACCCAGTTAACCAGTATCCTCAGCAGGCTTACCACCAGTCTTACTACCCGTCCCCGCAATACCAGGCACCGCAGCCGCAGAAGCTGCCGACAAG GCCGCCACCTCCGCAGCAGAAGTCTGTACCTCAGGGACCTCCTCCGCCACAGCAGAAATGTTTACCTCAGGGACACTATTTTCCTTCTCGACCGGCACCTTTGCCTCCCAAATAGCTTTTGGCGTCTTTGGGGCCTTCCCGTGAGCTGA
- the LOC141916020 gene encoding disintegrin and metalloproteinase domain-containing protein 9-like isoform X3, whose product MRTPSAMAWARAARSCLCLLLLAAPGQPGRAGFQQVSLLSSYEVVIPQRLGRERREASNVSSVQDKESYALAIEGKEYTIHLEKNKELLPKDFTVYTYNEEGKLQSEYPDVQDHCHYQGYVEGTLDSVVAVSTCSGLRGLVTIENITYGIEPMDSSSGSKHILYRLDNVKKEPAVCGVTAADHGREHTEENHHPSMTQLLRRKRAVLHQTRYVELFIVVDKEKFEDFGKSETEVREHMVQLANFLDSMYIMLNIRIVLVGLEIWKYENIISTDGGAGDVLANFVQWREKNLVLRRRHDSAQFVLKKGFGGTAGMAYVGTVCSKSHAGGINVFGRISIQMFASIMAHELGHNLGMNHDDERVCHCGASSCIMSSGASGSRNFSSCSAEDFEKLTLNKGGSCLLNIPRPDETYSIPYCGNRLVDAGEECDCGSPKECESDPCCEPGTCRLRSGAECAYGDCCKNCQLLPAGTECRASNNECDLPEYCNGTSQFCQPDFTVQNGHPCHDEEAYCYNGVCQYYDAQCQDIFGSKAKAAPNICFAEVNSKGDRFGNCGFHGHDYKKCSSWNAMCGKLQCENVKTMPVFGIKPAIIQTPISRTTTCWGVDFQLGSDVPDPGMVNEGTKCDTGKICRHFQCVSASVLNYDCDVQRQCHGHGVCNNNRNCHCDAGWAPPHCDTKGYGGSLDSGPPYNDTSLRTGLLVFFFLVLPLLVAAALAFVKRDRLKRCYRRLMSRCHSSIQSPPPRTETEPRDCHPRGFSHGVPYAPRGVPTDMEPNTFPVPSYPVNQYPQQAYHQSYYPSPQYQAPQPQKLPTRPPPPQQKSVPQGPPPPQQKCLPQGHYFPSRPAPLPPK is encoded by the exons GTTTCCAGCAGGTTTCTCTGTTGTCTTCCTATGAAGTTGTCATCCCGCAGAGGTTAGGAAGAGAACGGCGAGAGGCTTCCAATGTCTCCTCAGTACAG GACAAGGAGTCGTATGCTCTTGCGATAGAGGGAAAAGAATACACCATTCATCTAGAAAAGAACAA AGAACTGCTGCCCAAAGATTTCACAGTTTATACCTATAATGAGGAGGGAAAGTTGCAGTCTGAATATCCAGATGTCCAG GATCACTGCCACTATCAGGGGTACGTGGAGGGCACCCTGGATTCGGTGGTTGCTGTCAGCACTTGCTCGGGGCTCAG GGGTTTGGTGACAATAGAGAACATCACCTATGGAATTGAGCCCATGGATTCCTCTTCGGGCTCTAAACACATTTTATATCGACTGGATAACGTGAAGAAAGAGCCCGCGGTGTGTGGAGTAACGGCCGCCGACCATGGGAGGGAACACACGGAGGAGAATCACCATCCCAGTATGACTCAGCTACTGCGA AGAAAGAGAGCGGTCCTACATCAGACGAGATACGTGGAGCTGTTCATAGTTGTGGACAAAGAAAAG TTTGAAGACTTTGGGAAGAGTGAGACAGAAGTGAGGGAACACATGGTGCAGCTGGCGAACTTCCTCGACAGC atgTACATCATGCTGAACATCCGCATTGTGCTAGTTGGTCTAGAGATCTGGAAGTACGAAAACATAATTAGCACGGACGGGGGTGCTGGTGATGTGCTGGCAAATTTTGTACAGTGGCGGGAGAAGAATCTTGTTTTGCGCCGGAGACATGACAGTGCCCAGTTTGTTCT GAAGAAGGGGTTTGGTGGCACAGCTGGGATGGCCTACGTTGGAACAGTGTGCTCCAAGAGCCACGCAGGAGGCATTAATGTG TTTGGAAGAATCAGCATACAGATGTTTGCATCAATTATGGCTCACGAGCTGGGACACAACCTGGGGATGAACCACGACGATGAACGTGTCTGTCACTGCGGAGCGAGCAGCTGCATTATGAGCTCTGGAGCGTC GGGCTCGAGGAACttcagcagctgcagtgcagaagACTTTGAGAAGCTGACTCTCAACAAGGGGGGAAGCTGCCTGCTCAACATTCCCAGGCCTGATGAAACCTACAGCATCCCGTACTGCGGGAACAGGCTGGTGGATGCCGGGGAGGAGTGTGACTGTGGTTCCCCGAAG GAGTGTGAGAGTGATCCCTGCTGTGAGCCGGGTACTTGCAGACTCCGGTCCGGTGCTGAATGTGCTTATGGAGACTGCTGTAAAAACTGCCAG CTCCTTCCTGCAGGAACCGAGTGTCGGGCGAGTAACAACGAGTGTGACCTTCCTGAGTACTGCAACGGCACGTCCCAGTTCTGCCAGCCGGACTTCACCGTTCAGAACGGTCACCCCTGCCACGACGAGGAAGCCTACTGTTACAACGGCGTCTGCCAGTACTACGACGCGCAGTGTCAGGATATCTTCGGCTCAA AAGCCAAAGCAGCCCCCAACATTTGCTTTGCTGAAGTGAATTCCAAGGGCGACCGATTTGGCAACTGTGGTTTCCATGGCCACGACTACAAGAAATGCTCCAGCTG GAATGCCATGTGTGGGAAGCTCCAGTGTGAAAACGTGAAAACGATGCCTGTTTTTGGAATCAAGCCTGCTATTATCCAGACTCCCATCAGCCGCACCACCACGTGCTGGGGTGTAGATTTCCAGCTGGGCTCTGATGTCCCGGACCCAGGGATGGTGAACGAAGGCACCAAATGTGATACTGGAAAG ATCTGCCGGCACTTCCAGTGCGTGAGTGCCTCCGTCCTCAACTACGACTGCGACGTGCAGCGCCAGTGTCACGGGCACGGG GTGTGCAACAACAACAGGAACTGTCACTGCGACGCAGGCTGGGCCCCTCCTCACTGCGACACCAAGGGCTACGGAGGGAGCCTGGACAGCGGCCCGCCGTACAACG ACACCTCGCTGAGAACTGGGCtgctggtgttttttttcctggtcctCCCGCTCCTTGTAGCTGCTGCTCTGGCATTTGTGAAAAGAGACAGGCTGAAGCGATGCTACAGAAGGTTAATGTCACGCTGCCATTC GTCGATTCAGTCACCACCCCCTAGAACAGAAACCGAACCGAGAGACTGTCACCCCAGAGGCTTTTCCCACGGCGTGCCGTACGCTCCCAGAGGTGTTCCCACG GATATGGAACCAAACACCTTTCCTGTTCCATCGTACCCAGTTAACCAGTATCCTCAGCAGGCTTACCACCAGTCTTACTACCCGTCCCCGCAATACCAGGCACCGCAGCCGCAGAAGCTGCCGACAAG GCCGCCACCTCCGCAGCAGAAGTCTGTACCTCAGGGACCTCCTCCGCCACAGCAGAAATGTTTACCTCAGGGACACTATTTTCCTTCTCGACCGGCACCTTTGCCTCCCAAATAG
- the LOC141916053 gene encoding indoleamine 2,3-dioxygenase 2-like, with protein MDPGDGTEETAPPLALARFQLSEEYGFLLPHPLTELPAPYGPWMEIAHDLPRLITSHRLRSHVHQMPQLSARHLRGREELHLAHLVLSFITMGYLWQEGEEGTVKVLPQNLAVPFWEVSQALGLPPILSHADFVLANWRRKNPNGPLEIENLDTIISLPGAESLRGFILVTLLVEKAAVPGIKAIVQAIRAILQLDHETLHEALQELAEAIGDMTKALARMHDFVDPAVFYTVIRIFLSGWKDNPAMPGGLVYEGVSDEPLAYSGGSAAQSTVLHAFDELLGIRHSEESTAFLHRMRHYMPPPHRAFVEEIHRAPSLRQHVLSSGDARLRAAFNRCVSALADFRSYHITIVTKYIAVAAAKAKAGRAEPGDGPAAGKPPSALEAKGTGGSHIFSFLKSVRDTTREGLIRA; from the exons ATGGACCCCGGCGATGGCACCGAGGAGACCGCGCCGCCCCTGGCACTGGCAAGGTTCCAGCTCTCCGAGGAGTACggcttcctccttccccatcctctg ACAGAGCTGCCGGCGCCCTACGGCCCCTGGATGGAGATTGCCCATGACCTGCCCCGGCTGATCACCAGCCACCGGCTCCGCTCACACGTTCACCAG ATGCCGCAGCTGAGCGCCCGGCACCTCCGAGGGCGCGAGGAGCTGCACTTGGCACACCTGGTGCTCAGCTTCATCACCATGGGCTACCTCTGGCAGGAGGGCGAGGAGGGCACCGTGAAG GTCCTGCCCCAAAATCTCGCCGTCCCGTTCTGGGAGGTCTCACAGGCCCTCGGCCTACCCCCCATCCTCAGCCACGCGGACTTTGTGTTGGCCAACTGGAGGAGGAAGAACCCCAACGG GCCTCTGGAAATCGA GAACCTGGACACCATCATCTCGCTGCCGGGGGCAGAGAGCCTGCGAGGCTTCATCCTCGTCACCCTCCTGGTTGAGAAGGCAGCTGTGCCTGGGATTAAG GCCATTGTTCAGGCCATTCGTGCCATCCTGCAGCTCGACCATGAGACCCTGCACGAGGCcctgcaggagctggcagaggccaTCGGAGACATGACCAAGGCCTTGGCCCGGATGCACG ACTTTGTGGATCCAGCAGTATTTTACACTGTGATCCGGATCTTTCTCTCCGG CTGGAAGGACAACCCCGCCATGCCAGGGGGTTTGGTCTACGAGGGTGTCTCCGATGAGCCCCTGGCCTACTCGGGAGGGAGCGCGGCCCAGAGCACCGTCCTTCACGCCTTCGATGAGCTCCTGGGGATTCGCCACAGCGAGGAGAGCA CCGCCTTCCTGCACAGGATGAGGCACTACATGCCACCGCCCCACAGAGCCTTCGTGGAGGAGATCCACCGCGCGCCCTCCCTGAGGCAGCACGTGCTCTCCTCCGGAGACGCTCGGCTCCGCGCGGCGTTCAACCGCTGTGTCTCCGCGCTGGCAGACTTCAGGTCCTACCACATCACCATCGTCACCAAGTACATCGCCGTCGCTGCCGCCAAAGCCAAGGCCGGGCGGGCAGAGCCGGGCGACGGCCCTGCCGCGGGGAAGCCCCCGTCCGCGCTGGAGGCCAAAGGGACCGGCGGGTCCCACATCTTCAGCTTCCTAAAGAGTGTCAGGGACACCACGAGGGAGGGGTTGATCAGGGCCTGA